The sequence GCGTGGTACTGACTTCTCATGTCGAATGCCATATGTTCTACAATATGCATCGAACGCCTTGGAAGTATACTCGCCTCCATTATCAGATCGGAGACATTTCAGCTTCTTTCCTGTTTCACGTTCCACCAAGACGTGAAATGTCTTGAAGCACTCGAACACCTGATCTTTCGTCATCAGGAAATACACCCACACTTTCCGAGAAGCATCATCGATAAAAGTCAGAAAATATCTGCTTTCACCGAGTGATTCCACCTCCAAAGGACCACACACATCAGAGTGTACCAAACTTAACAACTTTGATCTTTTAGTTGAAGTAGAACTAAATGATACTCTATGTTGCTTACCAAACAGACAATGACTGCAAGGACCCAGTGCAACGTTCTTGTCAATGTTGATAAGGTTCTTTTTCATCAAGGTAGTCAACCCTTTCTCACCGATGTGACCGAGTCTCAGGTGCCACAGATCCTGAGAAGCCTCCTCTGCAATGTTGAGGCTGTCCGTACAAATCCTCAAATGCGTTTTGTACAATGTGCCACAAACATGTCCTCGAGCAATTGTCAGAACGCCCTTTGACATTTTCCATGTACCCTTGCTAAAATGGTTTTCATACCCCTGTTCGTCAAGACATACCACTGACAGGAGATTGAGCCGAAGGTCTGGAACATGTCTGACATCCTTCAAAGTGATTGTGCTCCCAGTACTTGTCTTTATTTGTACATCACCAATTCCAGCTATTCCAGATGAACTGGAATTACCCATCTTCACCGCTCCAAAGTCTCCAGCTTTGTAAGTTGTGAAGTGATACCTGTGGGGAGTAACGTGGTAGGATGCTGCAGTATCTACCACCCATTCAGTGTCCTCTCTTGAGACGTGAAGACATGTTTCATCATTGGTAGTACAGTACGCCACATCACCTGAGATCATGATGAGCGCTTCACCACCCTTGTTCTTCGCTTGAGAATTGTTCTTCCTTCGCTTCTCTAGCAATTTGTAGCAATTCTTCTTCATGTGACCCTCTATACCGCAATGGTGGCAGGTATAAGAAGGTTTCCGGCCATCTGATGATCTCCCCCGACTTTTGCCTCTGCTTTTCCATTTCCCTCTACtgtttctttgttgttttccTTATGATCTTCCTCGATTCTCCGTCACAAGGGCATGAGTCTGATCTgtgctcatgtccttccttctTCCCTCCTCATTGAACAATGCATCCTTGACCACAGACATGGTAAGTTTGCCATCTGGGGCCGAGTTGCTGAGAGTAACAACTAGTGTCTCCCAACTATCAGGAAGGGAACTAAGAAGTAGTAGAGATTGCATTTCATCTCCAAGTGGCATTTCTACACAAGATAGTTGATTTACCAGACTCTGAAATTGACTAGTATGTTCGGCAACAGAAGTTCCACTTTTGAGCTTCATATTGACAAGGCGCCTCATCAGTAGGGCCTTGTTCCTAGCGGTCTTGGCCTGGTACATATCTTCTAACTTCTTCCAAAGGGCATAAGCGTCGGTTTCTTGTGCAACATGGTGGAAGACACTATGGTCAATCCATTGTCGGATTTGACCaatagtttttctattaattttcttcCACTCCATTGACTTGGGCGGGTCAGGATTAATACCTTTCATCTCTATTGGATCAAAAAGGTCTTTACAGTTAAGGAAATCTTCCATCCGAGGTTTCCATAGCGTGTAGTTGGTAGCCGTGAGCATTATCATAGCTCCGGAAGATGAAGTTGACTCGTCAAAAGTCATTTTCacctttttaaataatattgattttctGTTTGAGAAAACTGGGAGCAGAATTTTGAAAAACGGGCAGCACCGTTGCGTCCGGAATGGCCGAAAATGGTAGGGTAGCCACGATGACGTGGCAGTGACGTGGCGCTGACTGGAGCTGACGTGGCAGCTGACTAGGCGCTGGTGAAAGATGGCAGCTGGCTGATGACGTGGCAGCTGACTGTGCAGGGACTGCACTGCTGACGTGTTGCTGACGCAGCTCTGAGTGGCTGATGACGTCAGTCGTCTTTCTCCCTGGACTGCGCGTGCGGAGCGTGATGACGCAGGCAGATTTCCTCCGGCGATTGGGAGGCGCGTACGGCAGCTTCTGGTGGCCAAAATTTTTCCCAAAAATACCAGTTTTCTCCTCTCGACGAGACGAATCCAACGGTATTTTCAGATTGCAATTCCTAGCAAAACTGAAAAAcacgatttttttttttttttttttcaaacagTGGATtttttatctgaaaaatcTGGGAAAAAATAGCAAAGCTCAACCATGCTCTGATGCCACTTGTTAGAAATAAGCGGATCGTGCTAATATGAGAGAAAAATACTTCTATTACTTTCAAGAATAGAAAGAAGAGACATACAAGCTCTAACTAAAAactccaaaaaaaaaacaccttACATATCTCTCAAGGATATTCACAACTCTACTTGGTTGTGGTATGATGATCTATGATATGATTTTCTTGATGATGGAGAGTCTCCAGTGCCAAAACTAGGTACTAGGAAGGTGGGAGGAAGATGGGTGGAAGCTTAGATGAAGCTTCAATGGAGGGTGTGAGGAAGGTGGTTCCTTGGTGTGAGGAAACTTCCCTTGTCATTCTTGCACATGGATGTTGCTCACAATTGAATTCTTCAAGGAGGAAGCGAGGTTGTATATAAGGGTGAACTGCCTGACCAACGAATTGCGGCTGTCAAGCAGTTAACTGAAACAAATCAAGGAGAAGCTGAATTTCTTACAGAAGTAAACACCATTGGGAAACTTAACCATATGAATCTGATAGAGATGTGGGGATATTGTGCAGAAGGGGAGTTCAGGTTTTTGGTGTATGAGTTCATGGAGCATGGTTCCTTGGCAGATAACCTTGCTTCCAACACACTCAACTGGGAGAAGAGGCTTGAAATTGCCATAGGCACTGCCAAAGGGTTGTCTTATTTGCACGAAGAATGCTTGGAGTGGATTCTGCACTGTGATATAAAGCCACACAACATACTATTGGATGCGAATTACCAGCCGAAGATAGCAGATTTTGGTCTATCTAAGCTGCTCAAGAGAGGTGGTGTAAACAACGCAAGCTTCTCAAGAATTAGAGGGACAAGAGGTTACATGGCTCCTGAATGGGTTTACAATCTTCCCATTACCTCCAAAGTGGATGTTTACAGTAATGGTGTAGTCTTGTTGGAGATGGTGACAGGAAAAAGTGCTATAGGTATCCAAAATCAACAGAGTGGAGGGCTGACGGAACCTACAGGGATGGTCACATGGGTGAAGGAGAAGATAGATGGAGCTGCTTCGAGAGATTGTTAGCTTGAAGAGATCTTAGACCCCACGGCGGGCACTGATTATGACAaggataaaatagaaattcttGTTAAAGTGGCCTTGCAATGTACGGAGCAAGATGCTGTTGCTAGACCTACCATGAAGCAAGTGGTACAGATGCTTCTTTGCAGTGAAGATGAGTATCCCGTGATCTTGTAGCTGTGCGCAATGGATTATTGTTAAACGTTAGCTTCTGCGTTTCTGTTGTTTTGTGATTCATACGCTGAAATAAATAGCGGAATCATTTTCCAGAGATATTTGATGTTTAATATTTGTTCCAGGTTCCAGAGATATTTAAGtctaatttctaattttccATCTTCATTAGCTTTGCATTTGCTTTTACTCAATTATAGTCATGCGAACAACTCAATCTGCTCGCTGCACCAAACAAAGATTTGAAAAGAAGATTCTTTAAAATCGGATCTTTTTGTGCTAATTGCTGTAAACTTTCTCCATTTTAATGAAAGTTAAagtagttttatattttgagtaaaGCTTTCTACCCTGATTTAATGCagttgaattattttatttttattttaaattttattattattttctataatcaatttttgTACTTTCCcttgtttaaaaatatttatgagttcataatattttgttttcccttattattaatattttttcaactCTATGAtgctaaaagaatttataattaaaaattatatttatttttagacaatgttatgaataaattatgctaaaactaaggaaattatgtattttgataaaaacttaattttagaATAGACTCCATAAAAGTGCAGGAAccaaattttagaattaaaataaatgtatggtccaaataaatttaagtagGGTTATTTCAAATcttaatttatgtttatttttaatatcttaaactCTATATTGTTTTCTTTCCCTATTTACATTTAGCGTTTCCATTCTAACTTATATTCAACCGCAAAAAGAAacctatatttttttaattcaaatatttctttatttcatagagaattatttatttgtggtttgtaaaataatatcacgataaaaaatttaaacacttaAGATGTTGTAgctataatttgatttttcaaccatcgttgttattatttaattataaaatttatcatctttTCTATCTATAAActcttaaagaaaatgacagCAGGAAATCAATACAACTCAGTAATATGAGTTGCTATCTCAAttcatatatatcaaaaaatataatattttagagtGCATCTAATTATGGTCAATTATCTTATAagttctctctttttttttaaaaaaaatctgatCTTATAAGTTGAGTAttgtcataaacaaataatggtAATACATACAAAGGCAACTAACTAGCTATGGATTTGGCTAGAGTAATTATTGTGGCACTCTATCATAATAAGtctattctattttttagttatggactattaattattattattataaataatttatatattttatatatcttacTAATATAAActgttaataaatttatatatatttttaactatttatttgagtaaaaaatattataattatcaagTACCATTacttaaatttctaaaataaaataaaataatttaataaataaaaataaaatatttaattatgttaataaataatttactatttaattaaaataatataaatttttataaatttatatagtaCGGTATACCTATCGGACATTAAAATAACtgattatgaatatatatttttatctttaaaaggtagattttgtaaaaaaattatataaaattaaaagtgtaACATAAGGAAGCTCTTTATCGCTGTGTGGGTGAATAACCTTTGacgtaaaataataaaaaaataataaaaaggaagaagaaatataAGCCGTTGGTTGTGGCTTGTGCGTTCATAAGAGACCACCGTAATGGAAAGAGAAATTCATGgcacataatttttctttttgaaaaactattatttttataatttcttatacaaattttttattttctgaaatttcGTCAGAAAAacagattaaaaatatatttataaaatagtaaataaatattattttattttatattattataaaaaatcaatcaaatgaaataaatttaatattttatttgatattaaatggttgaataattttatatcttttagtaactactgaattttaataaaaagaatatgtgtcttaagtaaatatatattataataaaataaattaaaataaattaaaatttataaaaatatagttaaaataaaattagaaaataattttaaaatcctaataaaaataatagttttatgTCTACAGacttatatgaattttatggcaataaaaaataaataaataaataaataaatatgattattttaattttattagaaataacactaaaaaaacattaataaaatatttgaaagtactataattaaaaaaataaaaaattttcttacaccgtaaaataaaattttatagttattcctgtacatttataaaaaaatcctTAAAAGTAAAGTTCAAGACTGGGCCTATCCGTATCCTACTGTACGGATACTTTTGTATTCTGTACAGTAGGAAAAGACTTGATGTCGTCATCAGTCCTTGCACGTGTATATGTCTCCGTTCATCATTGAATTGAATCTAACAATTGccgatttttatatttaactttgGAATAAGGTTCGAGTGGGCTTCTAAATTTTTAGAGCAACAAGCCGTATAagttcttttagttttttaattattttaatctaaaattcattatttttgaaataatttgaCCTGTTTTTGATAGACAAGGAgcatttttctagtttattaattaaaaataagtgaaacataatatttcttattatttatcaataagataaaattaaaattatttttttcttttaaacttttttctcTCCATTGCTTATTATACTAAAGTAGATCTACGATCTCCTTTGCTCCTTCAGTCCATCTCTTCCTCTTTCCTCTTGGATTACTCAACTTCTCTCAACCACTGAATTTAGTGATTCACCGTCACTAGAGAAAGTTGTACCTCTAATCTGTTGGATTTTAACTGTAAACCATTACCAACACCAATAAAGATGTAAATACAAATTTCACATTAGTAGTTTTGTCTTCATTTTATGTTGGGGCAGAAAAGCAGCAGATGCAATGGTAACAAAGTCACAAGcaccaataaaaacaacagaTTGTAGAAAGGGGCAGACATGAGAATCAATCACCAATACCAAAtggcttttctttctttctttttttcagtTTAATTGACTTGGTCATCTAAGAAACATTTTCGATGGTAGTTATTAGATGCttcaatttttgatatttttaataataagataaaaataaatatttgaaaggTTTAGTGATGCAATTAAGATaccacataaaatttttagagagatattttaaattgacaTATTACTGTTAGCGCTTTGGTGAAATTTGCTTTCTCTGATAATAATATATCTTATTGTTACTGTTGGTTCTTGTTAATAGTGTTgttgataataatattgttgTTGTAGGCGTTGGTATTAAGTAAAAGTGGCGGTGTTAATAGTTGTCATTGATACCTGATTACTTTACTGTTGGTTATTTTCATAAGAGTGGTGGGTTTATTACAAAAGGTATTGATTATTGTTGTTGATGGGAGTGGTAAAGTTGTTAACAACGATGACAATAGCAATGGCAATGGTGGTGATAGTGTTGTTAATGGCATCATTCGTCGTTGATGGTGATTTTTTTGATAGTTTTAGAATATGGTCTATTTGGCTGAGTGTTATAACTAACAAAAATGTTATTCTTTTTGGCCTCCGTAAAATTTAAGGGTGTAGAGTTTGATACACGAATAGGATGCCTATTGGACCATTTCACAATTTCCTTTGCCAATttgccttcttctttcttgCGCAAGAAATTCGTGAAGGGAAAAGAAAGATCACATGGTTTGTAGGCCTAGTAACTAAATCTAACAATATTGCGTCTCTGTTTTTGCTTCTTCTCTTTCATCTTTATTCCcttccttttccttcatttttcttttttcttttcttctcttgtcatttttatttcCCTCAATGTTtgacaatttcttttctagttTTCTCAAGAACCTCTATTTTGAAATCAAACCCACCGTGAAGTTTATCTAAAAATTGGTCTTCGATAGTGACCCAATAATGCCAAATGCAAACATGGTATAGCTTGACGATGATATTAAAGCTTTCCATAATTTGCTTatacttttgttttttggaAGGAGTCTAAGTTTCAGGAATAGAATAGTTTCTGATCTATTTGTTTACCTTGTGAGATCATTCAATGTCATCATCACATAACATTTGATTATGAAAGAAATAGTCTTGCAATAAAAATGGTTTTTTAAGGCTACCCTATAGatcaactaaaattaaaaatagttataacACTCAGTCTAATAAtcaaatcttattttatagTGTGAGTGGTTAATAATTTAGCTcaattatatctttatttagaaattttaaattgtaaatatctcaaatttttttgttagtggataaaaagaagaaaatggtcTATTTGGCCTCCGTAAAATTTAAGGGCCTATTTAAACTTTACTCCTTTAACTTTTGATGCCTTTAACTTAGTCTATTAActtactttattatataaatatctaaaaaataattatatattttgataataataaaattattttatccaAAGCTCaccatttattaaatttttcgcACTAAAACTATGTTTGTTTGAaatccataaaagaaatttattttatttgagaaaaagacatgaaagaaaaaataaaataaaaataataaagttgaaatatatattttaatgttttggAATGTATTGATTTACTAATGCAGAATTcacttgaaaattttatttaatttattagaatctagtttagttataactaattctacaaaaatttgattatttagaatgataaattatttttcactcaatttaaagtatataaattttatatttttaaataaattttataaatttcaaccaaattacttcacataatttttatttttattacaataaacACAAAACTTTTATTCCCATTTCGAAACGGTGcgaattttttataattcagtattttctttttatatatttattttgtccCATGAAAGagttattcttttttcctaCCAAATTATAGCTCATGTTCTTTTTCTAACAGTTAGTTTAATGGATAATTATCAAATGTAtctttcattaattaatatatatgtttttacatataataaatttttatgtttatattttgaaaatgtaattcttttataataataaaaatagctcagtaaataatgaatacaattaataatattaactaagattttatattttttattcatgtttaaattgaaaatagacTATATGTttagaatgaaaataatatgaactactagtattcaaaatttactaatgtggtctaaatttattatatttcaaaattatatgaaAGTAGAACAacattcttatattttatatcatatatttataataccATTTCTAaaatgttattatatttattagtttttcatTTCACTTTTTACTTTCCATCAATTACTAGCGAGGATGAAAATGTAAAactaataagttttttttttttaatttttttctattttgaaatGAGTATCGTTTAAAGTAATtgtacaaatattaaaaaacttatttgatagtatatataataataaaaattaatttgatatggttaaaatactcttttaataaaatacttaaatcAATCTaagtttaatttcttattctattgtatttttctctttcattcTGTTAATACTTTCAATTATAATAACAATTGGAAATTTATGAAAGGATAATTGATACTCTTTTGGCTTTCTAAAAtgacatttattttaaatgagaaaaaattaaCTAGGTTACGTGGCTCCATTGCAGAATGGACCATTTATGACACAAGCTTCAAAAGCTCGCGGATCTGAagcatttattatttttcattaatgatAATTTCAGTAGAAATGTCTTTAATGTTAAGTAGTTGGGACCTTAGGCATGCAACTAcacaaattaatatgttaattttgctatttttagaaaaaccaTCTTATAAATAAGAGCAATgagttcttattttttttttagtttaataaatacactcatactttattaattaatgttttttATTGGCAAAagttataaagaaaaataagaaaaacctgaaatcattaatatttatataaaaaacagtaaaacaaaaaaaatgaaatataaagcATTTTATGGgacttaaaatcaaatattttactttctgaatatcttttaaaatactCTTACTAGAGGTAAGATTTTAGCGTGGGAAAAATTTTACCGACAAAGAGGCATTTAGGATAATGGAAAATGTAGAGCAGCATTTCTAAaccaaattatttattttacatctGATAATTTTCCAGGATCAAGAGATAGAAAAAGGTTCAGATCAATTTTCATCtaggaaaacaaaagaaaaataagctAAGCCTTAACATAATTTAGTTTGAAATTGCAATAGCTGAGGGCCTTGCCGCGAAGATCATTTTTCCTCTCGCAAGAGCTGCTCTACTACCTGGCTCATTGTAGGTCTTGCATCTCTGTCTTCCTCAACACACTGCAACGCTACTTCAACAGAAATTTCTAGTTGATTTATGTTGTAATCATTTGTTATGATGGGATCTATTATATCTGTAACCCAAGATCTGTTTGCAACAGCTCCAGATTTTTTTCCTCTTACCCACGCCACTAGCCTCTTGTCCTCCACATTCTCAACATCCATTGCAGGGCTCTTTCCTGTTACCATCTGTAGCACAACAATACCATAGCTATAGACATCCACTTTGGAGGTGATTGGTAGATTGAAAACCCACTCAGGAGCCATGTACCCTCTAGTTCCTCTCAATTTTGAGAAGCCTGAATTTTCACTGTTTACTCTGCTTACTAACCGAGATAGCCCAAAATCTGATACCTTTGGCCTGTAATCAGAGTCCAAGAGAATGTTTTGTGGCTTTACATCACAATGTAGAACCCACTCTAAGCATTCTTCATGCAAGTACGCTAGTCCTCTGGCAGTACCCACCGCGATTTCAAACATTTGCTTCCAATCAAGTGATTTGGAAGATAGGTTTTCCGCCAAGGATCCATGCTCCATGTACTCATAAACCAAAAGCCTGTGATTTTTGTCTGTGCAATAGCCCCACATGTCTATCAGGTACATGTGGTTAAGCTTGCCAATTGTGCTTACTTCTGCTAGAAATTCAGCTTCTCCTTGGCGAGCTTCATTGAGTAGCTTAATTGCTGCGACTCGATCATCAGATAATTTTCCTCTGTACACAATTCCTCCTGCTCCTCTTCCAATTTCTTCTTTGAAATTTCTTGTTGCCTTCTTTAGCTCGGCATATGTAAACCTTTTGAAACCAGTTGCAGCCTGAAGGTAACCTTGTGTTGTACCAGTGCTCTCATGGTTTCTTAACAAGAAAATCAACACCAGAATTATGGAAAGAATTTCAAACAGGCCAACTCCAGTTACAAACCAGAGCAAGAACCTCAATGACCAAATTCCACGACTTGTTACATACTTTCTTGGCAGAATGGTAGCATTGTGAGAACAATTCCAGCTATTTTCATCATCAGCCGGCCAATTTGAAAAGGAGAGCTGATTGTTTTTAGGAACTTTCAAGTATAAATCTCCTTCAAAATTTGGGGCACGCTGCCCATTTAGCAACAGAGTCTTGGGGAAACAATAAGGGATATCACTAGGATGGTCATgcttgataaatttaaattggaAACCCTTGCAATCACATCTCTGCAAGCATTTCTCCTTACACTTATCAAGTGTGGTATTGGGAAAGAAGCCAAAATCATATCCATAGAATTCCACATGGCGGAGTTTAAGGAAAGTAGCAGCGTTACTGGCACAAGAAAGACCAAACTCCCGGATACAACCCATAGACCAGTccgtttgattttttttcttgaatccTGGAATGCAAGAACATCTCCTACCAGAATACGGATCATAAGTACAAACACTATTGGGTCCACAAACTCCATGAACAGTGCATGGCTGAGAGGTAAGCTGCCATGAAACAACCCAATAGTCATTTTGCTCTTCTCGACTATACAACCGAAGATTACCGTCGAAATCAAGCGTCAATCTTCTTTGGAGCTGCTGTCCATAATCCGCAGAGGAAAAGGTGAAATTATCAGTGGCAGAAAAGTTACCAAAGGCATCTAGTATGGCTATTCTACTGCTGTTGTATGTAGACCTCTGCTCTTCCCAGGGCAAAAACCCAGGGTCCGGCCAGAAGACGCTCGAGATTTCAGGGCCATTAAAAAGAAGATGGAGAACATTATCGTTGTCAAAATAGAACTTGTAAAACCCTGTAGAAAAGTTGCTTCGGCCTGTGGATGAAACAAGCTGTGTATCTCTAGTGAACGGTTGCTGTGGAAGCAGAGTATCGGTGGGTGATTTAAAGCTTTGCCAAATACAATGCATCATGTGATGTAGAAAAAGATTACCATAGTCGTCTAATTCTAACTGCAATGAAGCGTCAGAAGCAGTACCGGTCGC is a genomic window of Ricinus communis isolate WT05 ecotype wild-type chromosome 2, ASM1957865v1, whole genome shotgun sequence containing:
- the LOC8288546 gene encoding putative receptor protein kinase ZmPK1, which gives rise to MLKLDTGLRLPIFIHLLLSDICIYKMSSLFPLVVLFLIVSPPFSCSSTSQNTLSKGSSLSVENPDDVLISPKGKFTAGFYRVGHNAYCFAIWFSKPSCPRNNCTVVWMANRDEPVNGKRSRLSLLKTGNLILTDASGRGRLPVWATGTASDASLQLELDDYGNLFLHHMMHCIWQSFKSPTDTLLPQQPFTRDTQLVSSTGRSNFSTGFYKFYFDNDNVLHLLFNGPEISSVFWPDPGFLPWEEQRSTYNSSRIAILDAFGNFSATDNFTFSSADYGQQLQRRLTLDFDGNLRLYSREEQNDYWVVSWQLTSQPCTVHGVCGPNSVCTYDPYSGRRCSCIPGFKKKNQTDWSMGCIREFGLSCASNAATFLKLRHVEFYGYDFGFFPNTTLDKCKEKCLQRCDCKGFQFKFIKHDHPSDIPYCFPKTLLLNGQRAPNFEGDLYLKVPKNNQLSFSNWPADDENSWNCSHNATILPRKYVTSRGIWSLRFLLWFVTGVGLFEILSIILVLIFLLRNHESTGTTQGYLQAATGFKRFTYAELKKATRNFKEEIGRGAGGIVYRGKLSDDRVAAIKLLNEARQGEAEFLAEVSTIGKLNHMYLIDMWGYCTDKNHRLLVYEYMEHGSLAENLSSKSLDWKQMFEIAVGTARGLAYLHEECLEWVLHCDVKPQNILLDSDYRPKVSDFGLSRLVSRVNSENSGFSKLRGTRGYMAPEWVFNLPITSKVDVYSYGIVVLQMVTGKSPAMDVENVEDKRLVAWVRGKKSGAVANRSWVTDIIDPIITNDYNINQLEISVEVALQCVEEDRDARPTMSQVVEQLLREEK